The following coding sequences are from one Desulfosoma caldarium window:
- a CDS encoding sulfurtransferase TusA family protein, translated as MATTVDARGFSCPQPVLMTLQAIKATQPGELVVLVDTDTSKENVMRAAQSQGYVVKDVSQEGEGYRIHIQRG; from the coding sequence ATGGCCACGACGGTGGATGCCAGAGGATTTTCATGCCCGCAGCCCGTGCTCATGACCTTGCAAGCCATCAAGGCGACGCAGCCTGGGGAACTGGTCGTGCTTGTGGACACCGACACGTCCAAGGAAAATGTGATGCGCGCCGCTCAGAGCCAAGGCTATGTGGTGAAAGACGTGAGCCAGGAAGGCGAAGGGTATCGCATTCATATTCAGCGGGGTTGA
- a CDS encoding DUF3343 domain-containing protein — MLGFLKKLVFKKSKKPQGPLTDRGLLVFENTSEVIQAEKHLRSRGFPVTVKGPPPEIQKGCDLVIEFPLMEKLTLERVLAAAGLPPLAVVPVTAPLLEPVNLFHTKDYGAYLMVRAANMKITVDKNSWRIVNISGGGCPDVPYLADALVGKTLFEAPQPRDLGHTLCGYALQLAYEELRRQCF; from the coding sequence ATGCTGGGTTTTTTGAAAAAGCTCGTTTTCAAAAAGTCCAAAAAGCCTCAAGGGCCTTTGACCGATCGCGGGCTTCTGGTTTTTGAAAACACCAGCGAAGTCATTCAGGCGGAAAAGCACCTTCGATCCCGCGGCTTCCCCGTGACCGTCAAAGGCCCTCCACCGGAAATTCAAAAGGGATGCGATCTGGTGATTGAGTTTCCCCTTATGGAAAAACTCACCCTCGAACGGGTTCTTGCGGCAGCCGGTCTGCCTCCACTGGCCGTCGTGCCCGTGACCGCCCCGCTTCTGGAACCCGTCAACCTTTTTCACACCAAAGACTACGGCGCTTACCTCATGGTGCGGGCGGCCAACATGAAAATCACCGTGGACAAAAACTCCTGGCGCATCGTGAACATTTCCGGCGGAGGTTGCCCGGATGTGCCCTATCTTGCCGACGCCCTCGTGGGAAAAACCCTGTTTGAGGCGCCTCAGCCCCGGGACCTAGGGCACACCCTGTGCGGTTACGCTCTTCAGTTGGCCTATGAGGAACTTCGGCGCCAATGCTTCTGA